Proteins from a single region of Antechinus flavipes isolate AdamAnt ecotype Samford, QLD, Australia chromosome 2, AdamAnt_v2, whole genome shotgun sequence:
- the LOC127546385 gene encoding vacuolar ATPase assembly integral membrane protein Vma21-like, which yields MEPMDEKKLRALQMLEPPGLGKGPAVLAKLWNLLLITAALISLPICFYSASKTYLFEGLLGLSTIDSYFYSGIVAIFSVHGVLVLFVYMAWNDGIQQWQEASKLA from the coding sequence ATGGAACCCATGGACGAGAAGAAGCTGCGGGCCCTGCAGATGCTGGAGCCACCCGGCCTGGGCAAGGGGCCTGCGGTCCTGGCCAAGCTGTGGAATCTGTTGCTCATCACGGCCGCATTGATCTCCTTGCCGATCTGTTTCTACTCCGCGTCTAAGACGTACCTTTTCGAAGGCTTGCTGGGCTTGTCTACCATCGATAGCTACTTCTATTCGGGGATCGTGGCCATCTTCTCGGTGCATGGGGTGCTGGTCCTCTTCGTCTACATGGCCTGGAACGACGGTATCCAGCAGTGGCAGGAGGCCAGCAAGCTAGCATAG